In Yamadazyma tenuis chromosome 7, complete sequence, the sequence AGGACAAACTCGGTAAAGGGATTGTTTGGATGGCTTGAAACCTGATTCAAGTTTTGCAGATGGATTATCAACTGATTGAAGGTgaaacaagaaaaaaaGGTCGACAGACAAACTGGTGCAGCcgaagaaatcaattgaATTGAGATTGGAGGGCAGTACCGGGCACTTTGAAAGGATGGGTTTCGTGTGTACTTCGAAAGAATAGGAAGCCACGGGGATAAATTGAAAGAAGTGATGGGTTGGTTCCTTGGTAGGTtagtgttgttgaaaatggaaATGATTGAGGTTTTTGAGTGATTGATAAAGGCACGCCAGAAACATTCACTGTTTTGGGGACTGGGGCGCACGACGTGTAAGGCATCTGCATCAGACTGCCTTTAGGGTGCACTACCGCCTTAACCCCGTCAGGGCCTTAGAGGCTACTCTTAGAGGCTTTTGCATGCAAAGTGGTAAACTGTCTATAGAAAATTATATGTACCTAAACTATTATCTATCGATTATACCatgacttcttcttcactcaCGTGTAAAAGGTGCAGTTTCTGGTCGTTTAATACGTAACTCAAGTAGCAGTTCCACACAATGCTAATCAAGTTTACCGACAATAATCGTAGTTGGACAGGTACCAAATAAAAGTTGAGAGTCTGAAAAGCAGGCCACACCAACCAGTTGGTCTTTAATGTGGGCAACCAGTGCTCACGTAGCTTGGCAGAAATGTCATTGACAGGATCGGGCGACCTCTCCAAAACCGTCATTGCTGAATAATACATGGGGATGGCTATTAATGGAGCAAagccaagttgatccaCCCCCACCCGAAGGAGGGTGTTGACGCGGTTGTGGGTTTTGTCCGACCACAGAAGTGATTTGGGCACCGTCAACCGGTTCAATAGCTTGTACCATTTGTCACCTAGTGGTGCAAATAATATTCCTCCGTAGGCGATGGCACGAAGAGTTCTGGGATAGTCGTATTTTTTATTGTTTTGGGAGAAAAGTCGCTGGGCAAGAAAGTCTCCCGAGCCAAAGAGGATCCCGGTGGTGACCATGTTGGTGACCAATGGTCTCTTGAGTAGGAGCTGGTTGTATTTGGTGTAGTAGCTCATTGATAGAATCGCATCGACAGGCGCgcaatcaacttcatctCCCACCGTGCATCTACCAGGTCCTCTTTACCAGGTCTCGTCTACCAGCCCTTCCTGTATTTATAATGGTTGCATACCATGGATCCAACTGGACCCTTTCTATTAATCTATCAATGCTATCTGCCCTATGAAAAATTCGTTGCACTATCATCCAATTCCTGGATCtcctccaagatcttgctTTTAAAATGGGTCTTCAGATTATGCACCAGACTCAAGAAACAGTTCCACCCTATGGAGCAGAAATTGGCTGCCACCGTCCTTAAATGTACCGGCACAAACGTGAGGTTGACCACCTGAAAAGCAGGCCACACCGTCCAGCAGGTGGTCAAAACGTTCCACCAATTACGCTGGAGCTTCTCATATGCCACCTCAAGCGGATGCTCCTGTAACGTCAA encodes:
- the SYM1_1 gene encoding Protein required for ethanol metabolism (COG:S; EggNog:ENOG503P1Y0) translates to MSYYTKYNQLLLKRPLVTNMVTTGILFGSGDFLAQRLFSQNNKKYDYPRTLRAIAYGGILFAPLGDKWYKLLNRLTVPKSLSWSDKTHNRVNTLLRVGVDQLGFAPLIAIPMYYSAMTVLERSPDPVNDISAKLREHWLPTLKTNWLVWPAFQTLNFYLVPVQLRLLSVNLISIVWNCYLSYVLNDQKSHLLHVSEEEVMV